One window from the genome of Procambarus clarkii isolate CNS0578487 chromosome 90, FALCON_Pclarkii_2.0, whole genome shotgun sequence encodes:
- the LOC138359405 gene encoding mucin-4-like — MTIRSTSTTSSYHNLHLPQSAATTISIFHNQQLPQSPSSTISSYYNLQLSQSAATTISIFHNQQLLQSPTFTISSYYNLHLPQPAATTISIFHNQQLLQSPSSTISRYHNLHLPQSPSSTISSYHNLHLPQPAATTISIFHNQQLPQSPSSTISSYHNLHLPQPAATTISIFHNQQLPQSPSSTTSSYHNLHLPQSAATTISIFHNQQLPQSPSSTISSYHNLHLPQPAATTISIFHNQQLLQSPSSTTSSYHNLHLTQPAATTISIFHNQQLPQSPSSTTSSYHNLHLPQSAATTISIFHNQQLPQSPSSTTSSYHNLHLPQSAATTISIFHNQPLPQSPSSTTSSYHNLHLPQSAATTISNFHNQQLLQSPSSTISSYHNLHLPQSAATTISIFHNQQLPQSPSSTTH; from the coding sequence ATGACAATCAGATCAACTTCCACAACCAGCAGCTACCACAATCTCCATCTTCCACAATCAGCAGCTACCACAATCTCCATCTTCCACAATCAGCAGCTACCACAATCTCCATCTTCCACAATCAGCAGCTACTACAATCTCCAACTTTCACAATCAGCAGCTACTACAATCTCCATCTTCCACAATCAGCAGCTACTACAATCTCCAACTTTCACAATCAGCAGCTACTACAATCTCCATCTTCCACAACCAGCAGCTACCACAATCTCCATCTTCCACAATCAGCAGCTACTACAATCTCCATCTTCCACAATCAGCCGCTACCACAATCTCCATCTTCCACAATCTCCATCTTCCACAATCAGCAGCTACCACAATCTCCATCTTCCACAACCAGCAGCTACCACAATCTCCATCTTCCACAATCAGCAGCTACCACAATCTCCATCTTCCACAATCAGCAGCTACCACAATCTCCATCTTCCACAACCAGCAGCTACCACAATCTCCATCTTCCACAATCAGCAGCTACCACAATCTCCATCTTCCACAACCAGCAGCTACCACAATCTCCATCTTCCACAATCAGCAGCTACCACAATCTCCATCTTCCACAACCAGCAGCTACCACAATCTCCATCTTCCACAATCAGCAGCTACCACAATCTCCATCTTCCACAACCAGCAGCTACCACAATCTCCATCTTCCACAATCAGCAGCTACTACAATCTCCATCTTCCACAACCAGCAGCTACCACAATCTCCATCTTACACAACCAGCAGCTACCACAATCTCCATCTTCCACAACCAGCAGCTACCACAATCTCCATCTTCCACAACCAGCAGCTACCACAATCTCCATCTTCCACAATCAGCAGCTACCACAATCTCCATCTTCCACAACCAGCAGCTACCACAATCTCCATCTTCCACAACCAGCAGCTACCACAATCTCCATCTTCCACAATCAGCAGCTACCACAATCTCCATCTTCCACAATCAGCCGCTACCACAATCTCCATCTTCCACAACCAGCAGCTACCACAATCTCCATCTTCCACAATCAGCCGCTACTACAATCTCCAACTTCCACAACCAGCAGCTACTACAATCTCCATCTTCCACAATCAGCAGCTACCACAATCTCCATCTTCCACAATCAGCAGCTACCACAATCTCCATCTTCCACAATCAGCAGCTACCGCAATCTCCATCTTCCACAACCCATTAA